The SAR324 cluster bacterium genome window below encodes:
- a CDS encoding transposase, whose translation MIFPKPSRINPKNSNDGKMPILPERWMVERTLAWFGGFHRIAKDFEILIETAENMVRIAMTVL comes from the coding sequence TTGATATTTCCAAAACCGTCAAGGATCAACCCCAAAAACTCCAACGATGGGAAAATGCCTATTTTACCCGAACGTTGGATGGTTGAACGAACTCTCGCCTGGTTTGGTGGCTTTCATCGAATCGCTAAAGACTTTGAAATTCTTATTGAAACTGCCGAAAATATGGTGCGAATTGCCATGACTGTTCTGTGA
- a CDS encoding type II toxin-antitoxin system RelE/ParE family toxin, with protein sequence MNITQTRTFEQQMKKLSMTQQDHLEDIIWQLQIDPTSGKQWKGTLNGYWYVDYEDSQGKKYLFYQFTENQLCLVAVFQISQRI encoded by the coding sequence ATGAATATCACACAGACACGAACGTTTGAGCAACAAATGAAAAAACTCAGTATGACCCAGCAGGATCATCTGGAAGACATCATTTGGCAGTTACAAATCGATCCGACATCAGGAAAACAATGGAAAGGGACTTTGAACGGATATTGGTATGTTGATTATGAGGACTCTCAGGGGAAAAAATATTTGTTTTACCAGTTCACGGAAAACCAATTATGCTTGGTTGCGGTGTTTCAAATTTCCCAAAGAATTTAA
- a CDS encoding HNH endonuclease: MNSFEIQKLFENITVWKRREERAPHKPLLLLYVLGYYLNGGDRLIPYAQIDQNLSQLLDEFGRYGSKGVQYPFWYLQNDGIWEIPHRENLHTNKKGDVSRKELLNLNICGGVPTVIYDIFVHQPELMLSLVKKILHAHFPDSLHEDILSVINIQPELNTRKDIRLIRDPEFREKILIAYQYRCAICGFDIRLSGKSICLEAAHIKWHQAGGPSVESNGLALCVLHHKLFDRGAFTISPALKIHVSENTHGTAGFNEWLLNFNGQNIQYPQRKSYAPSQEFLAWHVKEVFRGKYRTVSANSDE; the protein is encoded by the coding sequence ATGAATAGTTTTGAAATTCAAAAATTATTTGAAAATATTACAGTTTGGAAACGAAGAGAAGAGCGTGCGCCGCATAAACCCCTACTGTTGCTTTATGTCTTGGGATATTATCTGAATGGTGGCGATCGACTGATTCCATATGCACAAATAGATCAGAATTTATCTCAACTACTTGATGAGTTTGGCCGTTATGGATCAAAGGGAGTTCAATACCCTTTTTGGTACCTCCAAAATGATGGCATCTGGGAAATCCCCCATAGAGAAAATCTTCATACAAACAAGAAAGGTGATGTTTCCAGAAAGGAGCTTCTAAATTTAAATATCTGTGGCGGTGTGCCTACAGTGATCTATGACATATTTGTCCACCAACCTGAATTGATGTTAAGTCTGGTAAAAAAAATTCTGCATGCTCACTTTCCGGATTCCCTTCATGAAGATATTTTAAGTGTGATTAATATCCAGCCTGAATTAAATACAAGAAAAGACATCCGGTTAATTCGTGATCCAGAGTTTCGTGAAAAAATTTTGATCGCATACCAGTATCGATGTGCTATTTGTGGTTTTGATATTCGGTTATCAGGAAAATCCATTTGCCTTGAAGCGGCTCATATCAAATGGCATCAGGCTGGCGGACCTTCTGTTGAATCAAACGGGTTAGCCTTATGTGTGCTACATCATAAATTATTTGACCGGGGAGCCTTTACGATTTCTCCTGCTCTGAAAATCCATGTATCCGAGAATACTCATGGAACGGCAGGTTTTAATGAATGGTTATTGAATTTTAATGGACAAAATATTCAGTATCCTCAACGAAAATCGTATGCGCCATCTCAGGAATTCCTGGCATGGCATGTCAAAGAAGTTTTTCGTGGCAAGTACCGTACTGTATCAGCAAACAGTGATGAATGA
- a CDS encoding HIT family protein — MSKQTPCVFCNISPEEKILENEIAYARHDKYPVNPGHTLIIPVRHIESYFLATDGEKQALWQMVEEAKMMLDNQFQPDGYNIGINVGEPSGQTVMHLHIHLIPRYKGDVANPRGGVRGVIPSRQNYT; from the coding sequence ATGTCTAAACAAACACCATGTGTATTTTGTAATATCTCTCCTGAAGAAAAAATTCTGGAAAACGAGATCGCCTATGCCCGCCACGATAAATACCCTGTAAATCCTGGACACACACTGATTATTCCTGTTCGCCATATTGAAAGTTATTTTTTAGCGACTGATGGAGAAAAACAGGCATTATGGCAGATGGTTGAAGAAGCAAAAATGATGCTGGATAACCAGTTCCAACCTGATGGATACAACATTGGAATCAATGTAGGTGAACCCTCAGGACAAACGGTGATGCATCTTCATATTCATTTGATACCCCGTTATAAGGGCGATGTGGCTAATCCGCGAGGAGGAGTCCGTGGAGTCATTCCGTCCAGACAAAATTATACATGA
- a CDS encoding phosphoadenosine phosphosulfate reductase family protein, which yields MAKKVRHILGLSGGKDSTALAILLHKTIPQLEYFFCDTGKELPETYEYLDRIQARLGIHIEYLKPELHHTKDGGEYHVFDLWMDLNRGYLPSPNNRWCTINMKIKPLEKFIGDDEVYSYIGIRADENRDGYLSTKANIHPVYPYKAKDFKIINSHRPNLAYDQQQLIKQFQEQGIGLPIRKNGYALEDVKQVLDESGIGLPDYYRWRTRSGCYFCFFQRKYEWVRLSEEHPDLFQKSIEYEQQHSDGRTFTWTQGESLLELLARKDQILAEHEKAMAREKKYTPHRPLAEILEDVLDDEEDQAGCLVCHV from the coding sequence ATGGCTAAAAAGGTCCGTCATATTTTAGGTCTGTCAGGAGGGAAGGATAGTACCGCACTGGCGATCCTGCTCCACAAGACCATTCCTCAACTGGAGTATTTTTTTTGTGATACCGGCAAGGAGTTGCCAGAAACCTACGAATATCTGGATCGTATTCAGGCCCGTTTGGGAATACACATTGAATATCTCAAACCGGAACTCCACCACACCAAAGATGGCGGGGAATATCATGTTTTTGACTTATGGATGGATCTGAACCGGGGTTATTTACCTTCTCCCAACAATCGCTGGTGTACCATCAACATGAAAATTAAACCCCTGGAAAAATTTATCGGGGATGATGAAGTGTACAGTTATATTGGCATCCGCGCTGATGAGAACCGGGATGGATACCTTTCCACCAAAGCCAATATTCACCCTGTTTATCCTTATAAAGCAAAAGATTTCAAAATCATCAACAGCCACCGTCCTAATCTGGCGTATGATCAACAGCAACTCATCAAACAGTTTCAGGAACAGGGAATTGGCCTGCCTATAAGAAAAAATGGTTACGCCCTGGAGGATGTCAAACAGGTTCTGGATGAGAGCGGCATTGGTCTTCCTGATTATTATCGCTGGAGAACTCGTTCAGGCTGTTACTTCTGTTTTTTCCAAAGAAAATATGAATGGGTGAGGCTCTCAGAAGAACATCCCGACTTGTTTCAAAAGTCGATTGAATATGAACAACAACACAGCGATGGCAGAACGTTCACTTGGACTCAAGGCGAATCCCTGCTGGAATTATTGGCTAGAAAAGATCAAATTCTTGCGGAGCATGAGAAAGCAATGGCCCGTGAAAAAAAATATACCCCTCATCGGCCTCTTGCTGAAATATTGGAGGATGTGCTAGATGACGAAGAAGATCAGGCCGGGTGTTTGGTGTGTCATGTATAA
- a CDS encoding DUF4007 family protein: MIPTLENTPATIPSTLHRPMDSLKKIPPVFARHETFHPRFGWLKKGFDKACEDPQIFSRDDAPVTLGVGKNMVKAIRYWCKAYKILDDATGVFLPTPFGEALLGKDKWDPFLEDSGSLWLLHWNLLKPPSYATAWHLIFNGSRQMEFTQPDLLQMLNEGVQKDFPDHKINESSLNKDVNCLLRMYVRQSPNKMSEETLDCPFAELSLILHTGGNHYAFHSGQKPGLLPEIIVAACLEFAANQEEQTRTISIFRLLYEIGSPGLVFKLTESVLYHAIEQVSKKFTSIALSDTAGLIQFSFAENPETLANDILESYYHIRRN, encoded by the coding sequence ATGATTCCAACTCTTGAAAACACTCCTGCGACAATACCATCAACCCTGCATCGGCCTATGGATTCATTAAAAAAAATCCCACCTGTATTTGCCAGGCATGAAACGTTTCATCCCCGGTTTGGCTGGCTGAAAAAAGGTTTTGACAAAGCCTGTGAAGATCCTCAAATTTTTTCCAGAGACGATGCTCCTGTAACATTGGGCGTGGGCAAAAATATGGTCAAAGCCATACGTTATTGGTGCAAGGCTTATAAAATACTGGATGATGCGACGGGTGTGTTTCTTCCCACGCCATTTGGCGAGGCACTTTTGGGAAAAGATAAATGGGACCCGTTTCTTGAAGATTCAGGTTCCCTGTGGTTATTGCACTGGAATCTTCTCAAACCACCATCTTACGCAACCGCCTGGCACCTTATTTTTAATGGATCTCGTCAAATGGAATTCACACAACCGGATTTACTCCAAATGTTGAATGAAGGTGTTCAAAAAGATTTTCCAGATCACAAAATCAACGAATCCTCGTTGAACAAAGATGTAAACTGCCTGTTGCGCATGTACGTCAGGCAATCTCCAAACAAGATGAGTGAAGAAACGCTGGATTGCCCCTTCGCGGAGCTTTCTTTAATTCTTCACACAGGTGGAAATCACTATGCGTTTCATTCTGGACAGAAACCCGGACTTTTACCTGAAATCATTGTGGCGGCATGTCTTGAATTTGCGGCCAATCAGGAAGAACAAACACGTACCATCTCCATATTCAGACTGCTTTATGAAATTGGTAGCCCCGGACTCGTTTTCAAACTCACCGAGAGTGTGCTCTACCATGCGATTGAGCAGGTATCAAAAAAATTTACATCGATTGCTTTGTCAGATACCGCCGGATTGATTCAGTTTTCATTTGCTGAAAACCCTGAAACGTTGGCCAACGATATTCTTGAATCATATTATCATATCAGGAGGAACTAA
- a CDS encoding protein-glutamate O-methyltransferase CheR — MVSRITYDEFTQMRALMVKICGLALNEDQSYLIETRLADFAQELGAQTYGELHRLLAANSKLWPRLVDLMTTNETFWFRDDSCWKTLERKIIPDLIQLVERGAHEINIWSAACSTGQEVYSLAMLIDEVCKKSGRTSLVNRFMVVGTDIANGVLNTAREGIYDEFNIKRGLSMQRRDNYFSPTDKGRWQVKEELRKRVMFRQINLMDSFMEQNKNHLVLCRNVAIYFNAESRKLLFSKIARTMKKEGFLMIGATESLRGYSTEFQLNEFENGVFYQPL; from the coding sequence ATGGTAAGTCGAATCACCTATGATGAATTCACGCAGATGAGAGCATTGATGGTCAAAATCTGCGGACTGGCCCTGAACGAGGATCAAAGTTACCTCATTGAAACACGTCTGGCGGACTTTGCGCAGGAACTGGGCGCGCAAACCTATGGGGAGTTGCACCGATTGCTTGCCGCGAATAGTAAATTATGGCCCCGTCTGGTTGATTTGATGACCACCAATGAAACCTTCTGGTTTCGTGATGATTCCTGCTGGAAAACGCTGGAGCGCAAAATTATTCCAGACCTGATTCAACTGGTGGAACGCGGTGCGCATGAAATCAATATCTGGTCTGCCGCCTGTTCCACAGGACAGGAAGTGTATTCACTGGCCATGCTGATTGATGAAGTTTGCAAAAAAAGCGGCAGAACCTCCCTCGTCAATCGGTTTATGGTGGTCGGCACAGACATTGCGAATGGTGTGTTGAATACGGCAAGAGAAGGCATTTATGATGAGTTTAACATCAAGCGCGGTCTGTCAATGCAACGACGTGACAATTATTTTTCGCCGACCGACAAGGGGCGCTGGCAAGTGAAAGAAGAGCTTCGAAAGCGTGTGATGTTTCGTCAGATCAATCTGATGGACAGCTTTATGGAACAAAATAAAAACCATCTTGTCCTTTGCCGGAATGTCGCCATTTATTTCAACGCCGAAAGTCGGAAGCTCCTGTTTTCTAAAATTGCCAGGACCATGAAAAAAGAAGGCTTCCTTATGATTGGCGCAACCGAGTCGTTACGGGGCTACAGCACAGAATTCCAGTTGAATGAATTTGAAAACGGAGTCTTTTACCAACCCCTTTGA
- a CDS encoding chemotaxis response regulator protein-glutamate methylesterase, whose protein sequence is MRDFDIVKVLVVDDSITFRQILNRVVSEIPTAECVGVAASGQIALRKAEALQPDLVLLDVMMPEMDGVETLKHLKSSMPFIEAIMISGFNMDNAKATMRSLALGALDFVPKPVAANMQEGMDVLKGQLERLIQVVQTKKIARLSRERLERTKLDFPSSPAPASRPEPAVIRPPVNHISVARSLSDRVQLVVIGSSTGGPNALHQVFSKITSPLPCPILIVQHMPPMFTLSLAERLDKAGQTRVKEAENNESIKPGWAYIVPGGKHMVLEKNSSGNFLLVENNQPPVNNCKPSVDVLFLSVAKVFERRVLSVVMTGMGRDGSEGVRQLKPKGTISLIQDAATSVVWGMPGSVFDLGLADEVLSVEDLGPRIQELASYQV, encoded by the coding sequence ATGCGTGATTTTGATATTGTAAAAGTACTGGTTGTCGATGACAGTATCACCTTTCGACAGATTTTGAACCGGGTCGTTTCTGAAATTCCCACTGCGGAATGTGTTGGTGTGGCGGCCTCTGGTCAAATCGCCCTCAGAAAAGCCGAAGCACTTCAGCCTGATCTGGTTTTGCTGGATGTGATGATGCCGGAAATGGATGGCGTAGAAACGCTGAAGCATCTGAAAAGCAGTATGCCCTTTATTGAAGCCATCATGATCAGCGGTTTCAATATGGACAATGCCAAGGCAACCATGAGATCGCTTGCGTTGGGTGCTCTGGATTTTGTTCCTAAACCTGTTGCGGCCAACATGCAGGAAGGAATGGATGTCCTCAAGGGACAACTGGAACGTCTCATTCAGGTGGTACAGACAAAAAAAATCGCACGACTGAGCAGGGAACGCCTCGAACGTACAAAACTCGATTTTCCCTCCTCGCCAGCACCAGCTTCCAGACCGGAACCTGCCGTCATCAGACCTCCTGTGAATCATATCTCAGTGGCCCGATCCCTGTCTGACCGTGTTCAGCTTGTGGTGATCGGTTCCTCAACCGGTGGCCCCAATGCGCTGCATCAGGTTTTTTCCAAAATTACCAGCCCTCTTCCCTGTCCGATTTTGATCGTCCAGCACATGCCTCCCATGTTCACCCTGTCCTTGGCCGAACGCCTGGATAAAGCAGGACAGACCCGTGTCAAGGAAGCAGAAAACAATGAAAGCATTAAACCCGGATGGGCATATATTGTCCCGGGCGGCAAACACATGGTGCTTGAAAAAAATTCTTCCGGAAATTTTCTGCTGGTTGAAAATAATCAGCCTCCTGTGAATAACTGTAAACCCTCTGTGGATGTGTTGTTCCTGTCTGTAGCGAAAGTCTTTGAACGCAGAGTCCTCAGTGTGGTGATGACGGGTATGGGACGGGATGGCTCGGAAGGTGTTCGCCAACTCAAGCCCAAGGGCACCATATCTCTGATCCAGGATGCCGCGACATCGGTGGTCTGGGGTATGCCCGGCAGTGTGTTTGACCTGGGACTGGCTGATGAAGTCTTATCAGTGGAGGATCTTGGTCCACGTATCCAGGAACTTGCCTCCTATCAGGTTTAA
- a CDS encoding purine-binding chemotaxis protein CheW, which yields MPQIATFYIGKTIFGIDILLTKEIGKIHDITPVPESSEYILGLMNLRGQILTIMDPRFFLSDRQTPALEDRRLIIFKTEAEMESLRIQKFSQLKTQVHDPMAIVIDKMGDVLNINSDEITSPPSNLSGIKREFVYGVIQREKQLVILLDINQLVKMCFVVKANSNK from the coding sequence ATGCCTCAAATTGCCACCTTCTATATTGGAAAAACCATCTTTGGAATTGATATTCTGCTGACCAAAGAAATTGGAAAAATTCATGATATCACGCCTGTACCGGAATCATCGGAGTATATCCTGGGACTGATGAACCTGCGTGGACAGATTCTGACCATCATGGATCCGCGTTTCTTTCTTTCAGACCGGCAAACTCCTGCTCTGGAAGACCGCAGACTGATTATTTTCAAAACAGAAGCTGAAATGGAATCTTTGCGAATCCAGAAATTCAGCCAACTCAAAACGCAGGTTCACGATCCAATGGCCATTGTCATTGATAAAATGGGGGATGTATTGAATATCAATTCAGACGAAATCACGTCTCCCCCCTCCAATTTATCAGGCATCAAACGTGAATTTGTCTATGGTGTGATTCAGCGTGAAAAACAACTGGTCATCCTGCTGGATATCAATCAACTGGTGAAAATGTGTTTTGTGGTCAAGGCTAATTCCAACAAGTGA